The Coffea arabica cultivar ET-39 chromosome 6e, Coffea Arabica ET-39 HiFi, whole genome shotgun sequence genome contains the following window.
GGAGGTGCCTAATCAAGTGGCTGGCTCCTAAGAtcataagaaagaaaaagttaaaACAACGAAATAAGAGTATGTAACTGAAAGCTTTAGAACAATAAACTAATTATTACCCaaagaaaaagtaattaaaaaaaaaaaaagaggaagactCCAAGATGACAAAACCATTCTTGAACACTAGAGTTTAAAAAGGTCAGCTGCCAATTCACTTCCCAGTTTGGAAAGTAACCAACATCCAGAACCCAATAGAACTACATTCAATAAAATTCCAAGGTGGAAGGAGGAGAATTTAAGAAGAAGAATGAGCAGACTCCAAGATAAAGGGTGTACTCCACCATCTACTAAACAAATACAGAATAGCAAGCACAGGAACCAAATTTCGGAACCTGAAACTTGAAATTTCCATTTTAAgattaaaaagggtaaaaatgGACAATCCCTTCAGGAAAAAAGCTACAATCAGTATAGATAAAATATCCAAGAAATTAGAAATGCAAAGGAGATTTgcaattaaattggtgtcagGACGTTTCATCATTTTATCTGCAATTCTCAGGATCATTCCATAAACTAACGAATCACCAAATAAGAAACTCAGAAAACATGCTTTTGTacattttttttcatctttgaCATGAATATTTTGTTGAAGTTCAGTAGACATCTTTTTACTTATTTAGCAGATCTATCTCAGAACATACTGTCAAAATCCATTGGAAACTTTGGCACACAACAGACTTGTATTTCCATGTCAAAAGGAATGGAAACAAATATTGATGAGAATCACATCAAACTGCTGTCAACGGTCGCTAAAATAACTTTATCTCATGATTCCCTCGGTAAGTGCTTTCAAACTGACATGTAGGAAGGCTTTCCACAGATTCGAGTGTCCCATGTAAGGGAGTAGTACTCCCCTTCTTCTTGATCTTTTCATGATACTCTCTCGTATGTGTTTccctctaaaaaaaaaaaactgacatGTAGGAACCCAGATGCAAGATTCTCAAGCCAACTGTGGCATCTAGTATATGAGAGCAAGAACCAGGAGTATACAGGGAAAAAGTTTAGGTGCAAAATAATGTAGAGTATATTACGTGTTGGAAATACAAAAATACCTGGCATGAGTTCGCTAGTTGGAAACATGTCCCGCAGCATATCCTCTCTTTGCACAAGGAAATCTTCAGCTGTCAGCTTATCGTTAATACCAGTCTCTTCAACAAATACTCGAGCAGCTTCAATTGCCTTCTTACCCATCATTTTTGCCTTCAAAGACCAATCAAAAGTCTTGTTGTATCTTGCAAGTATAGTCTCCTGCACCTCTGTATAGAATTTTTCTGTATCTGTAGCAATCTAGAAACTGTATAAGTTTGTTTCTTCACCAATTAAATATCTCTAAGTACCCATTAAGACAAAGATCACTACAATCATCCTCAGATCTAAGAATGGAAAGTAAAAAGATCCAAGGAAACTAAATCTTCCTGACCTAAGATCCTTTCAGATATTTCAGCACCAGCTTCCaatgcataaataagcaccaATTCAAGGAAGACATATTCAAGtcttattttatataaaattggACATAATCAGTATTATCagggaaaatttaaaaaaaatgcttaaagtatcataaaagaagaaataaatcCAAAGCCCTGATCCACCGGAGTATGCTAGGGATTTTGATTGCTATGGCTTGCAAAAGTCTGTTCTTGGTGaaggattgaaaatataaatatcaataacAATTGTTAACAATACATCATGAGGCTAAAAAGAAAGGGACaagttattattttaaataccATCTAAAAGTTCTGTGCAAGTGTGCTTCAAATCCTCTCCTTCAATATTTTGATAAGCAACTGCACAAATCCACCTCAAGACATTTTCAGAAAGAAATTGCATATTAAAAGGTACACGAGGCATAGAAGAGCACCCAAGGATGTAAAAAGACACAGATTCAATAGTTTGTGAACTGAAATTAACACACTGCAAAGTGGGATAGATCCGCACACTACTCCAATCCACAGGAAGATTGCTAAACCAACACTCTGTTCCTCTCCTATAATTTTTAGGCTTCACAAAGTACCACAATATATGGACTATAGAAAATCAGGTGGTCCATACATGTGTATCTGCCAATCAAACTTGCAAAATTCATTGTATCTTTAACGAGAATGCTTTTGCAAAACCTCAAAGTCTCAATCCTTTTCCCATGAAAGTCCTAAGCTACAAGAACCACAGGCGTTATAATGAATTTTAAGAACAAGCCAACAGCTATTGATCCCAAGTATTTGTCAATTATTTGCTTACTCCTCCAAGGAGAAAAAGTGTCACCCCAAACTTACCCTGCCAGCATCAATTGTCAAATAGGACCCACATTGGTAAAATTACAACAGCTAAGTATACAGCATTAAGTATGATTTTGGTCCAAAAACATATAAACTTAACGAACAATTAAGCTTCTCCACCAGTTATGGAGAGCATTAACGTTAAGCTActcaagaaattatctttttGCTGTTTATTTCGCGCGTTAATTGATGAACAAACCAACGAAAAAAGGCAATTCAAATACAGGGCATGAACAGTTTAAGGCTTTAAGCCAAAAGCTCAGGATGCTAggacaaatctgtccaaaaaaaCTTATGGGATTCAATACTTAATCGCATTAAACTCTATACAAGTAGTGACTTTGTCAGCGAGAAATAAATATACCTAGTAAAAGGCCATCCATGTCGAAGATGACATGAGTTACTGAGCCTTTTCTTTGACAGCTAGAAGAGTCAACTTCACTGCCTCCATTGATATTCACCATTTTCAGATTTGCTTGTTTGCTTTGACCCCAACTACACAGATCTTGAGAGCACACAGGCAGTGTCAGTATGCCGTTTTTCTGGGGCTTTTACAGCCTTAGATGAAAATTGCTGCTGATTTTTTCTGttcgttttccgttttcaaTTGGCTATTTTCATATTGTGAATTTACAATAATGTCCCCATAAGGCAACTTATTTGCCCCCCTCAATGTTTGGAGTTAACAAATCTTCTTCTATGAGCATCCACAGTGGTTTACACTCTTTAGAATGTAATTCACATGCCACGTCAACATTCCATTCTCTCCTCTTTTATTACACTTTCACTCACAATGGATTACACTCCACAAGGTGTAATAGCATGGGTCtacaattaaatcaaatatttattttaataatacataactcatatcccataaataaataaagtaatttttaaaaataattttgttatttttaaaaaataaagtattaactttcattaaatttggaaaattttgggggttttgattttgtgaggatgatgaattttctatatttgGAGCATTtaatatatttgtaaaactactaaaattttcatctataatcacaaaatattgaaattttaaaaaattgtgcACAAAGGTTGAGGAAAATGAGTGAGAGAGTAAAAGAAATAATAGAGTAGAATAGtgggatatgaaaaaaaaaagagtgtgttGTGTGTTTATATAgagaattaaaaatttaaaatatgacTGTTGGAAAAAATGAACGTTGCAAATTTAGTGCACCGTTGCAAAAAATAAACGTTGAAACCTTCAAGTTTGCTGGGCAAAATTTTGTCAGACTGCTAAATTTTGTAATGGGTGGCCTATCCATTACACACATCATTCCATTACACGCATCATTCTGATAATGCGTGTAATGGGTATTACACGGCCACAATGGGTGGCAGTATAACGAACCTATATTTTGTCAGGCATTGCACTCCTTATTATCCTCCGTTAGAGATGCTCTAATGGTAAGTTTTTAGAGAATTGGTGAGCTTtatatgacaaaataaaaaactttaaaaagcTTATTCATTTTGTTATATGTTAATATGAGGTTCTCTTGCATTAATATAAATCTTCATTTTTAGATACAAATTTTCAACTAGTCATAATTGGTCATATGTCATTCTTATTTTGTTGTAATACAAAACACAGGAGTTCAAATTCTTGAAGTTTCAATTAATCACTAAATCAAGACTTCATCGGCTTTTGCTATGTAGTTATGAGTTATCTTTGAAGCAAAAGATCTATCCTCGTAATTCTCAGTTTCAGAAAGAAAACTTTGCATTTGGTTCATgggctttttttttaaatttttattttggtcATTTGGATGCCGTTATGTGAACTTCTAAGGAAACTTTCATATGGAGATCAAGGCTCAACACCATTCCCGGCCATATTGAAAGGGAATCCTTGTGATATATCAGGTTTCAACCAACAATTCTTCCTTTATTCCTCAGCGTTAGGAAGAACATGAGTGCATTCTACACCTGAATGAAGCATTAGGAAGAAGAATATGTTATCTGCCACGAAGGCAAAGGCCCCAGCAAAGCCGTACAAAAGCCGTTCAGTTCACTTATTTTGAGGTGGGTCAAGTTCAAACTTCAACCGTGTCAACTCCACTGCACCgccggggaaaaaaaaaaggtgggatAGTTCCTGCAATCTTGTACTTGCCTAAGAGTTGAATATTACCAAACTGGATCAAACAgggaaaaaaagtcaaaatttatTGATGGTGTTGAAATTTAATACTAACAAAAAGAGGACAAGGGGGAGCTGAAGGAGATTATGCCATTGCATATTTGCATCTCCCTGTAACTGCACTGCATTACAAAATTTGGAAGTAACAATTCTAGTATCACAGTATCAAGCAAACTCTACTACTTCTCCTTCTGCTTATACTCGGTCTAATTAGTAGCCTTTTCATCCCCATCTCACAATAGCCGAACCCCAGGTAAGGCCAGCCCCAAACCCAGCAGCTGCAATTGTATGGCCAGCCTGCACCTTGCCGCTTCGAACCGCTTCATCTAATGCTAATGGAATGGATGCAGCACTTGTGTTGCCATAGTTGGACAAATTGGATATGACACGTTCAGATGGCATCTCTAAACGTGATGCAACTGCGTCAATAATCCTTTGGTTTGCCTGCACATAAAACAGTACCACTTCAAGGAGTTACATGGTTAGCCTCCATGAGAGCTGGACCTTGAGGATCCATTTACTCGCGCTAATCGGGAAAAAGATGAACCTTCATCAAGATTTCTACTCCAACTATGATGATGCTTATTCGAACTGTATGAAAGTGACACCACAATCAAGACTGCTAAACGTATACAAACGCCAAGCTGTTTCTGAAGCTACTATGTACTCAACCAGACAGCTGCTGGAATCTAAGAAGATGAAGATATGACTTTCTTGTAATAGTGGGGACATCATACGAAAGATTCAAAGATCAGTGAGAAGGACATCCACTTTAATGACATCTTTTGTATCTTATATTCCATACCTGATGAAGCAGCAACCAGTCAATGCTGGATCCTGAGAGACCTGCTTTCTCCAGTGCGGATTCAATTGACTGTGGCACAGCGCGACAAGCAAATCGGAATACTTCTTTGCCATTCATTTGGATACAGGAATATGAGGAAATTTTGGGGGAAAATCCTAGGACTGAACCATTTGAACCCAATGCGTGATCCACTTCATTTCCTTTGATCGAAGCATTTAAGTGCCTGCAAAAGGCAGATTCTATTAAATGCTCATTAAGAATTGAAATGGGATATATTTCTCAAATAGAAGATATACACACCTTTGACCATCACCATCACTATGCATGTCGAAGGCAAATAAACCATCTTCTTCACCATCACAGGCCTACAAATATGTGTAAATATTAACATGGATGCAAAAGTTTAAGCCAGTACATCACTGACAAACAGTTTTTAAAGCAGTAACGCTTTTGATAGAAGTatattttaaaacaaaaaaaaaagactaagaagaagaagaaaaagaggtgCAGAATTGCTAGCTTCTGGATAGCAAAAGCATCTCACACTCATGAAGGCACATAGCTTAGCTTGAGAGGGTCTGATCTAAATTTCATCTTCCCAAACCCACAGTACAAGAAAAAAAGGGTAGAGAAGCAGAATAAATAGCTGAGAGAACATCCACAGAGTCAAACTTCCTTCACTCAATTATGTCAGAAGGTGGCACTTAGTCCGACCATATATACTGTCTCCTCGATGCAAGTTTGTGCACAAGCCTGACAACAGGCAAGACGCAAAAAATCATGTTGACCATTGTACGATTTGGTTGAAGAAAAGGAACACACGGCAACCACAATTATATGCCTGCCAAGTTCCATGATGGAGAGAAaggaaaatggccaaaaaggaTACAGGATCAGCAGCATACTCAAACAAATTCTCCAGGAAGGTTGTGAGGTGGTTTTCCTATATTTGAAGAGTCTCTGGTGTGTATTCTCCCGCTCAAGAGTAATAGCAAGCTACTGCTTGTGTTCTCCTTTATAGATCGCACATCTTGTGTTGCAAGGGCATAGATACCACTAAACGAACAATTGCTAAACTCTTGCTTATGTTTGAACAGACAAGGACATCTACAGCTCAAAAATCCCAAGTTCAACTAAACCATCAGTATATATCATATATTCGTTTCCTAAGTACATCCTCAAAATTTTCTCATAGGCCCAGAAAGATTATGGTCTGTTTGCAATTCTTTAGGTGGAACAAACTAAGGTTAACTATGACATTGGGCAGTTCAGGTAAAATAATTGATGACTTACCTTGTACATAACACTACCAAAACAATTGCTTCTCAATTATGTTAGAAGTTACCATAGTGTCTCTCTGTCAAAACAGCCAAGTTAGAACTTCTAGACCATCAGTTTAGATCATATTCATGCCCTAAGCAGCTCTCAACAATCTCTAAATAGGCCcagaaaaattagggtttgttTGCATTTCACTTAGGTGGAAataactaaaatcaagattgGCATTTAAAAGAAATCCGGTAAGATCTTTCCAAATTCACCTTTCATGTTACCTAGTTCCAGAAACATTAAATCACTACCTGTACTAACACGGCACCAGCAGCATCACCAAAGAGAATACAAGTCCCTCTGTCAGTCCAGTCAACATACCGAGAAAGAGCATCAGCTCCAATGACAAGAACGTTGTTAAAGCCTCCACCTGTGCGATAATGGAGCAGTGTCAAGTATCAAATAATGTCTCTGCAAACAACATACTCCGGTACAAAAATTAAATTGTATTCACCTCTAATGTAGCAAGCAGCTGAAACAAGGCCCAGCACAAATCCACTACATGCAGCCGTGATATCGTAAGCCAACGGATTATTTTTGCAGCCAAGTGCTTTTTGGATCTGATAAATAAAAGCAATCATCAATTAGCTTTCAGACTTCATTTGCTAATGGGAATGTGTGTGTATAATCATAAACGTCATAATCAAAGTTGGAAGCAGGATGAGAAAAGTTTATTCTGGAGAAAGATAAACCAAAGTCTTTTATATTTGAGAAGTCAAATTGATGCCAATTGCAACAAAAATGCTACACAGCTCAAATCTTAAGAAcacaaaaaataagatacatcaGACTGGGAATCCCAATGTTGCTTTATGCATTTAATGTAAAATTAGATATTTACAAGGCCATAGTCAGTGGTCTCAGTGGTGTTCTG
Protein-coding sequences here:
- the LOC113697425 gene encoding (DL)-glycerol-3-phosphatase 2 isoform X1 codes for the protein MVNINGGSEVDSSSCQRKGSVTHVIFDMDGLLLVAYQNIEGEDLKHTCTELLDDTEKFYTEVQETILARYNKTFDWSLKAKMMGKKAIEAARVFVEETGINDKLTAEDFLVQREDMLRDMFPTSELMPGASHLIRHLHANGVPICVATGSHRRHFELKTQRHGELFSLMHHIVLGDDPEVKQGKPSPDGFLAAARRFEGGPIDPHNILVFEDAPSGVLAAKNAGMSVVMVPDPRLDNSYHEIADQVLSSLLDFNPKDWGLPPFEN
- the LOC113697191 gene encoding beta-ketoacyl-[acyl-carrier-protein] synthase III A, chloroplastic-like, translated to MANASGLFTPVVPSGIRSRFSASVGIHRSGFWFSEGVSTRRVLCASTVEGAENISPSQSRVPRLSNRGCKLVGCGSAVPSLQISNDDLAKIVDTSDEWISVRTGIRNRRVLSGKDSLNALAVDAARKALEMAEVDPIDVDLVLLCTSTPEDLFGSAPQIQKALGCKNNPLAYDITAACSGFVLGLVSAACYIRGGGFNNVLVIGADALSRYVDWTDRGTCILFGDAAGAVLVQACDGEEDGLFAFDMHSDGDGQRHLNASIKGNEVDHALGSNGSVLGFSPKISSYSCIQMNGKEVFRFACRAVPQSIESALEKAGLSGSSIDWLLLHQANQRIIDAVASRLEMPSERVISNLSNYGNTSAASIPLALDEAVRSGKVQAGHTIAAAGFGAGLTWGSAIVRWG